A single region of the Salvia splendens isolate huo1 chromosome 18, SspV2, whole genome shotgun sequence genome encodes:
- the LOC121777641 gene encoding NEP1-interacting protein-like 1 codes for MLICYQLIQRWASAAASRIHTELRRSQFVLLLALLKKSAVALLTCVFALGGAIVGVISGALKGQTTETGLLRGVGVGAVAGAITAVQLMELILNGEHFSKAALICSLVNGKIFMEWVSPAVLKAYQWQISTMETGLMEISDIFEVNTIRGLSQDAIKGLPSFEFNSAETSNTNCAICLQDLTDGESTRLLPSCRHFFHIHCIDEWLIRQATCPVCRKDV; via the exons ATGTTGATCTGCTATCAGCTGATCCAACGGTGGGCTTCCGCCGCCGCCTCTCGGATTCACACTGAGCTCCGCCGCTCCCAATTTGTGCTCCTCCTCGCGCTGCTCAAGAAATCCGCCGTTGCTCTGCTCACCTGCGTCTTCGCTCTCG GTGGAGCTATTGTAGGGGTAATTAGCGGAGCGCTGAAAGGGCAGACCACAGAAACTGGTCTGCTGCGTGGGGTTGGTGTAGGGGCTGTTGCGGGCGCCATCACCGCCGTGCAGCTCATGGAACTCATACTAAATGGGGAGCATTTTTCCAAG gCAGCACTAATATGTAGTCTTGTGAATGGGAAGATATTTATGGAGTGGGTAAGCCCTGCAGTGTTAAAAGCATACCAATGGCAG ATCAGCACTATGGAGACAGGTTTGATGGAGATTTCAGACATTTTTGAGGTGAATACCATTAGGGGATTATCTCAGGATGCCATTAAAGGACTACCAAGCTTTGAGTTTAATAGTGCTGAGACTTCCAACACTAATTGTGCCATTTGCTTACAG GATTTGACGGATGGCGAATCTACTCGGTTGCTGCCTAGCTGTAGGCATTTCTTCCACATACATTGTATAGATGAATGGCTCATCCGACAAGCAACTTGCCCGGTTTGCAGAAAAGACGTTTGA